Proteins co-encoded in one Spirosoma endbachense genomic window:
- a CDS encoding TIGR03364 family FAD-dependent oxidoreductase, translating to MATYDLIVIGAGALGTFHAYHAAKAGQRVLLLEKDQYPIGATVRNFGQVVPSGLAGRWFDYGRRSLEIYRDIQNQTDLTVRANGSVYIASDTDEWKLANELHDRYNHLGYASELLSKAQCLTKYPTLQADYVVGGLYFPDELSVEPEQMVHRLIAFIQKKYAVDYRPGSAVIDCQSNYSGAIVSLTNRQRFQAGRVIICSGHEVRLLFPEVLADADLVVSKLQMLLVKPVSGITLPGNILTGLSIRRYESFQACPSFSTIPKPEHLAELQRWGIHILFKQAIDGSFIVGDSHEYADATKAEDLGYHTQDYINDLMLAEARRIVTFPLAVEKTWAGFYSQTKAEIFEHDVDENIRIVTGIGGKGMSSGAGYAEASIRQWLGVTA from the coding sequence ATGGCTACTTACGATCTGATTGTCATCGGCGCGGGTGCGCTGGGAACCTTCCATGCTTACCATGCGGCAAAAGCTGGTCAGCGCGTACTCTTACTCGAAAAAGATCAGTATCCAATCGGGGCTACGGTCCGCAATTTTGGGCAGGTAGTACCGTCGGGTTTAGCTGGCCGCTGGTTCGATTACGGCCGCCGAAGCCTGGAAATTTACCGTGATATCCAAAATCAGACCGACCTGACCGTACGGGCAAACGGTTCGGTTTACATTGCCTCTGATACCGACGAATGGAAACTGGCCAACGAACTCCACGACCGATACAATCACCTCGGCTACGCCAGTGAATTGCTCTCGAAAGCGCAGTGTCTGACTAAATACCCGACGCTACAAGCTGATTATGTTGTTGGAGGATTGTATTTCCCGGACGAACTGAGCGTAGAACCCGAACAGATGGTCCATCGACTGATTGCGTTTATCCAGAAGAAATATGCCGTGGATTACCGGCCTGGTTCGGCGGTGATCGATTGCCAGTCTAACTACAGTGGCGCTATCGTATCGCTCACCAATCGACAACGGTTTCAGGCAGGGCGCGTTATTATTTGCAGTGGTCACGAAGTTCGGTTGCTGTTTCCGGAAGTGCTGGCAGATGCCGATCTGGTCGTGAGTAAATTACAAATGCTTCTGGTAAAACCTGTCTCGGGCATTACATTACCCGGAAACATCCTGACGGGTTTGTCTATTCGTCGTTATGAGTCTTTCCAGGCTTGTCCTTCATTTTCAACTATTCCTAAACCCGAACACCTCGCCGAACTACAACGATGGGGCATCCACATTCTGTTCAAGCAGGCGATTGACGGTTCCTTCATTGTCGGTGACTCGCACGAATACGCCGATGCGACCAAAGCCGAAGACCTGGGCTATCATACCCAGGACTACATCAACGATCTGATGCTAGCCGAAGCAAGACGTATTGTAACCTTTCCGCTGGCTGTTGAAAAAACGTGGGCTGGCTTTTATAGTCAGACAAAAGCCGAGATTTTCGAACATGACGTTGATGAAAACATCCGGATCGTGACGGGCATTGGCGGTAAAGGCATGAGTTCCGGAGCTGGTTATGCCGAAGCCAGCATTCGGCAATGGCTGGGTGTAACAGCCTAA
- a CDS encoding enoyl-CoA hydratase/isomerase family protein, translating into MFENLLYDSTDGICRITLNRPQVYNALSPNLIHEITVAVEAAGNDDTVRVVVLTGAGDKAFCSGADLKAGFANAAASGGQLNLGESLRNGYHPMIKSMRNLAKPIIGRVNGIAAGAGCSLALACDLVICVEEAYFSQIFVNIGLMPDAGSTFFLPRLIGPQRAFELSSTGRRVYGPEAAQIGLVSRSVPATDLDQTVDDVVAYYATAPTRAIGAMKKVLNQSLYSDLDHQLEQEADNQNELGHSADSMEGIGAFLMKRKANFSGR; encoded by the coding sequence ATGTTTGAAAATCTTCTTTATGATAGTACTGATGGTATCTGCCGCATTACGCTCAACCGACCACAGGTATATAATGCGCTTAGTCCTAACCTGATTCACGAGATTACGGTTGCTGTAGAAGCGGCTGGAAATGACGATACTGTTCGAGTGGTTGTGCTGACTGGCGCGGGCGATAAAGCGTTCTGCTCGGGTGCCGATCTGAAAGCAGGTTTTGCTAATGCAGCTGCTTCGGGTGGTCAGTTAAATCTGGGCGAATCGTTGCGTAATGGCTATCATCCGATGATCAAGTCTATGCGAAATCTGGCAAAGCCGATTATTGGTCGTGTTAACGGCATTGCTGCGGGGGCAGGCTGTTCGCTGGCATTGGCCTGCGACCTTGTCATTTGTGTCGAAGAGGCTTATTTTAGTCAGATATTCGTCAATATCGGTTTGATGCCTGATGCTGGCTCCACTTTTTTCCTACCCCGGCTTATTGGACCGCAACGAGCATTCGAATTGAGTAGCACTGGCCGACGGGTATACGGGCCTGAAGCCGCGCAAATTGGGCTGGTAAGTCGTTCCGTACCCGCCACCGATTTAGATCAAACGGTAGATGATGTAGTTGCTTATTATGCTACTGCACCGACTCGTGCTATCGGCGCAATGAAAAAAGTTTTGAATCAATCGCTCTATTCAGACCTTGATCACCAATTGGAGCAAGAGGCTGACAATCAAAATGAACTGGGCCATTCTGCCGATTCGATGGAAGGGATAGGAGCCTTTCTAATGAAGCGGAAAGCAAATTTTTCGGGCAGATAG
- a CDS encoding beta-N-acetylhexosaminidase, with the protein MKTLLTCLLVMVLSAQLFAQTKYAILPKPTRLEEKSGAFTIPARLAIAVPAGNDNVRQIAQLLADQIAKSSGNTPTITTGKASKGISFVLEKEGSLGAEGYRLTVSPKSISIAAEQPQGFFYGVQSLLQLMPSAVFSPTKVEGVTWSVPACVIDDRPRYSYRGSMLDAGRNFMPVPFIKKYIDLLALHKMNTFHWHLTEDQGWRIEIKKYPKLTQIGSIRPKSMIGRYSDNTYDGKPYGGFYTQDEVREVVKYAQSRYVTVVPEIEMPGHSVAVLAAYPEFGSNPDKILQVSSKWGVHDEVLFPREETFTFLQDVLTEVMDLFPSQYIHIGGDECPKTQWKQSRFCQDLMKKEGLKDEHELQSYFIRRIDKFITAKGRRMVGWDEILEGGLSPNATVMSWRGVNGGIAAARQNHDVIMTPNTYCYLDYYQADAKTQPIAIGGFLPLDKVYSFNPSVTDSLTADQSKHVLGVQANIWTEYMPTTQYVEYMTFPRLIAIAETAWTPSDGKNFDDFKQRLEVHKKRLDFLKVNYFGAPINNTFEYQWPKAVAGK; encoded by the coding sequence ATGAAGACGCTGCTTACCTGTTTGCTTGTTATGGTGCTTTCTGCGCAACTTTTTGCTCAGACTAAGTACGCCATTCTACCAAAGCCGACCCGGCTTGAAGAAAAAAGTGGTGCGTTTACGATACCCGCCAGGCTAGCCATTGCTGTACCGGCTGGTAACGACAACGTTCGTCAGATTGCCCAGCTCCTTGCCGATCAGATTGCTAAATCCAGCGGCAACACGCCGACCATAACGACTGGTAAAGCGTCGAAAGGGATTTCATTCGTGCTTGAAAAAGAGGGTTCATTAGGCGCAGAAGGTTATAGATTGACGGTTTCGCCCAAGAGTATTAGTATCGCGGCCGAACAGCCCCAGGGCTTTTTTTACGGGGTTCAGTCACTTTTGCAGTTGATGCCATCCGCTGTTTTTAGCCCCACAAAAGTTGAGGGCGTAACGTGGTCTGTGCCAGCCTGTGTTATTGACGATCGGCCCCGGTATAGTTATCGTGGATCGATGCTGGATGCCGGCCGTAATTTTATGCCGGTTCCGTTTATCAAAAAATACATTGACCTGCTGGCGCTGCACAAAATGAATACCTTTCATTGGCATCTGACGGAAGATCAGGGTTGGCGGATTGAGATCAAAAAGTACCCTAAGCTTACGCAGATTGGCTCGATACGTCCAAAATCAATGATAGGCCGGTATAGCGACAATACCTACGATGGCAAGCCCTATGGTGGATTTTATACCCAGGATGAGGTGCGCGAAGTGGTTAAATACGCGCAGTCACGCTATGTGACAGTAGTTCCCGAAATCGAAATGCCCGGCCACTCGGTTGCCGTACTTGCAGCTTATCCTGAGTTTGGTAGTAACCCTGATAAAATTCTGCAGGTGAGTAGCAAATGGGGCGTTCACGACGAGGTGCTGTTCCCCCGTGAAGAAACCTTTACGTTTTTACAGGATGTACTGACTGAGGTTATGGACCTGTTTCCTAGTCAGTATATTCATATTGGCGGAGACGAATGCCCGAAAACGCAATGGAAACAAAGCCGCTTTTGCCAGGACCTGATGAAGAAAGAAGGCCTGAAAGATGAGCACGAATTGCAGAGTTATTTTATTCGGCGCATCGACAAATTCATTACGGCGAAAGGTCGTCGGATGGTAGGTTGGGATGAGATTCTGGAAGGCGGTCTGTCACCGAATGCTACGGTGATGAGCTGGCGTGGTGTGAATGGGGGCATTGCAGCTGCCCGGCAAAACCACGACGTTATAATGACCCCAAATACATACTGCTACCTCGATTACTACCAGGCTGATGCCAAAACGCAACCCATTGCCATTGGCGGATTTCTGCCCCTCGACAAAGTGTATAGTTTTAATCCATCAGTAACCGATAGTCTAACGGCTGATCAATCGAAGCACGTTCTTGGCGTGCAGGCTAACATCTGGACAGAGTACATGCCCACGACGCAATACGTTGAATACATGACGTTTCCGCGCCTTATTGCCATTGCCGAAACTGCCTGGACTCCCAGCGACGGCAAGAATTTTGATGACTTCAAACAGCGATTGGAAGTTCACAAAAAACGGCTGGATTTTCTGAAGGTCAATTATTTTGGGGCACCGATCAACAATACATTTGAGTATCAGTGGCCAAAAGCAGTTGCCGGAAAGTAA
- a CDS encoding FkbM family methyltransferase — translation MTLRKTHPKEAFTNQPFMENILDITKKVMGIHPQQGVKPVPGLVHIGSRFHGYHLPEHFLTSESICYCVGAGEDISFDTELKAIFDAQVFIFDPTPEGINHFQKVKDYTQNDQSLTIHNKPPHNKAPFTYRLTADQVNAITYVPIGVWDQKTTLRFFAPQKENYVSHSVFLFKDSNEFIEAPVDRLSNLMAMLGHTAVDVVKLEIEGAEYTVIDTIVQDKLDIKAILVEFDEVHNATDKAYHFRIKKSCSQLKKAGYVLVHSTESLKRTFIRKDVFDTLNVKKKAFPIT, via the coding sequence ATGACTTTAAGAAAAACCCACCCAAAAGAAGCATTTACCAATCAACCATTCATGGAAAACATTCTGGACATTACCAAGAAAGTGATGGGAATACACCCCCAGCAAGGTGTAAAGCCGGTGCCTGGCCTGGTGCATATTGGCTCCAGATTTCATGGGTACCATTTGCCTGAACACTTTCTGACAAGTGAATCAATTTGCTACTGTGTAGGAGCTGGCGAGGACATTTCATTTGATACTGAACTCAAGGCTATTTTTGACGCACAGGTCTTTATTTTTGATCCAACACCCGAGGGGATCAATCATTTTCAAAAAGTAAAAGACTATACTCAAAACGACCAGTCACTAACTATTCATAATAAGCCACCTCACAATAAAGCACCTTTTACCTATCGTTTAACGGCCGACCAGGTAAACGCCATTACCTATGTACCGATTGGCGTATGGGATCAAAAAACGACGCTCCGTTTCTTTGCTCCCCAAAAGGAAAATTATGTGTCACATTCAGTTTTCTTATTCAAGGATTCGAATGAGTTTATCGAAGCACCGGTAGATCGCCTAAGTAACTTGATGGCCATGCTCGGCCATACGGCCGTAGATGTAGTGAAGCTGGAAATTGAAGGAGCCGAGTATACCGTAATTGATACAATTGTTCAGGATAAATTAGATATCAAGGCAATCCTGGTGGAGTTTGACGAGGTACATAATGCCACCGATAAAGCCTATCATTTTCGCATAAAAAAATCCTGTAGCCAACTGAAAAAAGCAGGCTATGTACTGGTACACTCTACCGAATCGTTGAAACGCACATTTATTCGGAAAGACGTTTTTGATACGCTAAACGTAAAAAAGAAAGCTTTCCCTATAACATAG
- a CDS encoding nicotinate phosphoribosyltransferase, whose product MTNKLYDTSLSLLTDLYQVTMAYGYWKSGTAEKEAVFNLYFRKHPFGGGFTVACGLTNVIGYIEHFSLSKKDLRYLQTLTGNDGQPLFEEAFLDYLANLKLTCDIEAIPEGTVVFPNEPLVRVRGPILQCQLLETPLLNLINFESLIATKAARLRLVAENDTLLEFGLRRAQGVDGGMTASRAAYIGGCDATSNVLAGKLYGIPVRGTHAHSWVMSFENEAEAFQTYADVLPNNVTLLVDTYDTIQGVHNAIEVGRKLEQKGHKLAGIRLDSGDLAYLSIAARKLLDEAGFTDTAIVASNDLDETIITSLKQQGAKIDVWGVGTKLVTAFDQPALGGVYKLAALRHTSSENAEPDGWDYKMKLSEQAIKISTPGIQQVRRFRNEQGFIADMIFDESNAEPNPAGVTMTMIDPLDFTKRRKFDATQAFDDLLVPVFRDGTCVYESPDIHAIRARVQTQLTNLHSGVKRFVNPHTYPVGLERNLHELKTALVMKLRERND is encoded by the coding sequence ATGACCAATAAACTCTACGATACCTCTTTAAGCTTACTTACAGACTTATATCAGGTGACCATGGCCTATGGCTACTGGAAATCCGGAACTGCTGAAAAAGAAGCTGTTTTCAACCTATATTTCCGGAAACACCCCTTTGGAGGAGGGTTCACCGTTGCCTGTGGACTGACGAATGTGATCGGCTATATAGAACACTTTAGCCTGTCAAAAAAAGATCTGCGGTATCTCCAAACGCTGACCGGCAACGACGGTCAGCCGCTATTTGAAGAAGCTTTTCTGGACTATCTGGCCAATCTGAAACTCACCTGCGATATCGAAGCGATTCCGGAAGGAACGGTCGTTTTTCCGAACGAACCACTGGTGCGGGTGCGTGGGCCAATCCTACAGTGCCAGCTGCTCGAAACACCACTTCTGAATCTGATCAATTTCGAATCGCTCATTGCCACAAAAGCTGCCAGATTACGATTGGTTGCCGAAAATGACACGTTGCTCGAGTTTGGCTTACGTCGGGCGCAGGGCGTTGATGGGGGTATGACAGCTTCCCGCGCGGCCTATATTGGCGGTTGCGATGCTACCTCGAATGTGCTGGCAGGTAAGCTCTACGGCATTCCGGTGCGGGGTACGCATGCCCATAGCTGGGTCATGTCGTTCGAGAATGAAGCAGAAGCCTTCCAAACCTATGCCGATGTTTTGCCAAACAATGTGACGCTTCTGGTTGATACCTACGACACCATACAGGGCGTTCATAATGCCATTGAAGTCGGGCGAAAATTGGAACAGAAGGGGCATAAACTGGCCGGAATCCGGCTCGACTCGGGCGATTTGGCCTATTTGAGCATAGCAGCCCGCAAACTGCTGGACGAAGCAGGCTTCACAGATACAGCGATTGTTGCCAGCAATGACCTGGACGAAACGATCATCACCAGTTTAAAACAACAAGGCGCAAAAATCGACGTCTGGGGCGTTGGTACTAAGCTCGTTACGGCTTTTGATCAGCCTGCACTGGGTGGAGTTTATAAATTAGCCGCCTTGCGGCATACCTCATCGGAAAATGCGGAACCTGATGGATGGGACTACAAAATGAAACTGTCTGAGCAGGCGATCAAAATTTCGACACCGGGTATTCAGCAGGTACGTCGGTTTCGGAACGAGCAGGGTTTTATCGCCGACATGATCTTTGACGAAAGTAATGCGGAGCCAAATCCTGCAGGCGTTACGATGACAATGATCGATCCACTTGATTTTACGAAACGACGAAAGTTCGACGCTACGCAGGCGTTCGACGATTTATTAGTGCCGGTTTTTAGAGACGGAACCTGTGTCTATGAAAGTCCTGATATTCATGCAATTCGGGCTCGGGTACAAACCCAGCTTACCAATCTGCATTCGGGTGTAAAGCGATTTGTGAATCCACATACGTACCCGGTTGGTCTGGAAAGAAACCTGCACGAACTGAAAACAGCGTTGGTCATGAAATTGCGGGAGAGAAATGACTAG
- a CDS encoding phosphatase PAP2 family protein, with translation MPTLLFGILLYLAPSILGVDAFSGTLRISLLILIFIGTFGVPSLLIYYLFRSGYVRSLQLESLDDRRLPYFLTAIVYTGLTFLFAFRMQLLSSIAPGIAILLGSITLSILLVGLISIYWQISAHSVGIGGVVGIVAGIITKFGETDLILVLAALIIVAGMVASARLQLNAHTPTQIGAGLVLGLNISMMTVYWLI, from the coding sequence ATGCCGACGCTCCTGTTCGGCATTTTACTGTATCTGGCTCCTTCTATTTTGGGAGTCGACGCTTTTTCGGGGACACTACGCATTAGCCTGCTGATCCTGATTTTTATAGGCACTTTTGGCGTTCCTTCGTTGCTGATCTACTATCTGTTTCGGAGCGGCTACGTCAGGTCGTTACAACTGGAATCCCTTGATGACCGTCGATTGCCTTATTTTTTAACGGCCATCGTCTATACGGGTCTGACCTTTTTGTTTGCCTTTAGAATGCAGCTTCTGTCGAGCATAGCGCCTGGAATTGCTATCCTGCTTGGCTCAATAACGCTCTCTATTTTGCTGGTTGGACTCATTAGCATCTACTGGCAGATCAGTGCGCATAGCGTAGGGATCGGCGGAGTAGTTGGTATTGTGGCGGGCATCATTACTAAATTCGGCGAAACCGACTTAATACTGGTTTTAGCTGCCCTGATTATAGTAGCAGGTATGGTTGCCAGTGCACGACTCCAACTCAATGCACATACGCCCACCCAGATCGGAGCTGGATTGGTCCTGGGTCTCAATATAAGCATGATGACAGTATACTGGTTGATTTAA
- a CDS encoding HAD family hydrolase, protein MQPIELVVFDMAGTTVTDHHEVERCFAQAAAETGLIASADRILAMQGLSKRYVFNSLWKEQLGEMHHDIAKHVDVSYAAFQGILENHYRVNGATPTEGCLETFANLRERGIAIALTTGFYRVVTDIILEKLGWLDGLDNQHIGTPSSMIQLSIASDEVERGRPYPLMIERAIQWLDISSPKAVVNIGDTPSDLLSGRAAGVALNLGVTNGTHSQDQLEAYPHDLLIGSLRELPALLDSRTISVNA, encoded by the coding sequence ATGCAACCTATTGAATTAGTAGTATTCGACATGGCTGGCACAACCGTAACCGATCACCACGAGGTTGAGCGGTGTTTTGCACAGGCAGCCGCCGAAACGGGTCTGATCGCTTCAGCCGATCGAATTCTGGCCATGCAGGGACTGTCTAAACGGTATGTATTCAATTCGCTTTGGAAAGAACAACTTGGCGAAATGCACCACGATATTGCCAAGCACGTTGATGTATCTTATGCTGCGTTTCAGGGTATTCTGGAGAACCATTATCGTGTAAATGGCGCTACACCAACAGAAGGCTGTCTGGAAACGTTCGCTAATCTGCGCGAACGGGGTATTGCCATTGCCCTCACAACAGGGTTTTATCGGGTGGTTACGGATATCATTCTGGAAAAACTCGGCTGGCTCGATGGACTCGACAACCAGCATATAGGCACCCCATCCAGTATGATCCAGCTGTCGATTGCCAGCGATGAAGTCGAACGCGGACGCCCTTATCCATTGATGATCGAGCGGGCAATTCAGTGGCTGGATATCAGCAGCCCGAAAGCCGTTGTCAACATCGGTGACACCCCTTCCGATCTGTTGTCGGGGCGGGCAGCTGGCGTCGCGTTGAACCTGGGCGTTACCAATGGAACTCATTCACAAGACCAACTCGAAGCCTATCCGCATGATCTGCTGATCGGATCGCTTCGCGAATTACCTGCTTTGCTGGATTCTCGTACAATATCGGTTAATGCATAA
- a CDS encoding DUF4403 family protein encodes MSRILVVYLAFGWLMLSCQPSQKRLNPQAPKEAYNTTEMEVRNDRFLSTVHVPVSIALGDIERQINAQVNGVIYEDNSLEDNNNDNFMTKVWKRGTIIVNAQDSLFHFTVPLRIWAKAGVSVLGFTQYKETEFEIDLRFKTKFDLDHDWTVHTQTQADGYGWVRRPTVSVVGVNIPITNIVGRLIDKNLGTITKTLDQQIRRNVDLRTPVLKAWNTLREPYLISEKYRTYLQVVPKRVLITPLRFEGRTIRATIGIEGFTLTTTGARPDIRPAVSLPDLTVVSQVKDDFQIGLLSEASYQEAARIVADEFVGKSFSFSENRYTITITSMEMYGQNENLIIKAGLKGTINGDIYLRGRPYYDARSQTISLKDLAYDLDTKNILQQSASWLLKGTFARTLEKQLTIPVGSQIAEMQKLLQDKLKNNQLAKGVVVNGRIDEIKPDQVYLTPTSLLAVVNARGRIDVKVDGLQ; translated from the coding sequence ATGAGTCGTATTCTCGTGGTTTATCTGGCGTTTGGCTGGTTGATGCTGAGTTGTCAGCCATCCCAAAAACGTCTGAATCCACAAGCGCCCAAAGAAGCCTATAACACCACCGAAATGGAAGTCCGTAACGATCGCTTTCTGTCTACCGTGCATGTTCCTGTCTCCATTGCGCTGGGAGACATTGAGCGGCAAATAAATGCTCAGGTCAATGGCGTGATCTATGAAGACAATAGCCTGGAAGACAACAATAACGATAATTTTATGACGAAGGTCTGGAAGCGCGGCACCATTATCGTTAACGCGCAGGATAGCCTTTTTCATTTCACAGTTCCCTTACGAATCTGGGCAAAAGCCGGTGTATCTGTACTGGGTTTTACGCAGTATAAAGAAACAGAATTTGAGATTGACCTTCGGTTTAAGACGAAGTTCGACCTTGACCATGATTGGACGGTACATACCCAAACGCAGGCCGACGGTTATGGTTGGGTGCGTCGGCCAACGGTAAGCGTTGTTGGTGTCAATATTCCGATAACAAACATCGTTGGGCGACTGATCGACAAAAATCTGGGAACGATCACCAAGACATTGGATCAGCAGATTCGCCGTAATGTTGATCTCCGAACGCCCGTTCTGAAAGCCTGGAATACATTGCGTGAGCCCTACCTGATCTCCGAAAAATACCGCACCTACTTACAGGTTGTTCCGAAGCGGGTGCTGATTACTCCTCTCCGTTTCGAAGGCCGTACCATTCGGGCTACTATTGGCATAGAAGGGTTTACGCTGACAACGACGGGTGCTCGCCCAGACATTCGTCCGGCAGTGTCGCTTCCCGACCTAACGGTTGTGTCGCAGGTCAAGGATGATTTTCAAATTGGTCTGCTCAGCGAAGCCAGCTATCAGGAAGCTGCCAGAATCGTAGCGGACGAGTTTGTCGGGAAGAGTTTTTCGTTCAGTGAAAATCGGTATACCATCACCATAACCAGTATGGAAATGTATGGGCAGAATGAGAATCTTATTATTAAAGCAGGACTGAAAGGAACAATCAATGGGGACATTTACCTCCGTGGCCGACCCTATTATGATGCCAGGAGCCAGACTATTTCTCTAAAAGATCTTGCCTACGATCTGGATACGAAAAATATACTTCAGCAATCAGCCAGCTGGCTCCTGAAAGGCACGTTTGCCCGAACGCTGGAAAAGCAGCTTACAATTCCGGTAGGTTCGCAGATTGCCGAGATGCAGAAACTACTTCAGGATAAGCTCAAGAATAACCAACTGGCAAAAGGCGTTGTGGTGAATGGCCGGATCGATGAAATAAAACCTGATCAGGTTTATTTGACTCCCACCTCTTTACTGGCTGTTGTGAACGCCCGTGGCCGGATCGATGTGAAAGTGGATGGGTTACAGTAA
- the rpoN gene encoding RNA polymerase factor sigma-54 produces the protein MQKLSLSQSLQQKLSPQQIQFIKLLQIPTAELDTRIEEELEINPALEEGMEEEYDQKEEDSFADEFDDDYKDRNDDLDIDTYLQNEDYTGYKMQGDGNYGEEDRDMPLATSSSLLDALMQQFGYLQLTENQRVVGLQLIGSIEADGYIRRSMQAIVNDLAFSQNVFTDTEELEEVLQKIQTFDPPGIGARSLQECLLLQLQRKDASDPYIILAMRIIEDFFEEFSKKHFDKIQRRLNISDESLKRVIDIIIKLNPKPGSVEGESGSVQYLIPDFILTNSNGKLDLTLNSKNAPELRISRSFADMLDTYDKSSKQNKSLKETVSFVKQKLDAAKWFIDAIKQRQQTLLKTMNAIVRFQYDFFLSGDESKLRPMILKDIATLIDMDVSTVSRVANSKSVQTEFGIYPLKYFFSEGIATDSGEDVSSREVKNILKDLIDNEPKLNPLSDDKLEKILNDRGYNIARRTVAKYREQLNIPVARLRKQL, from the coding sequence ATGCAGAAGTTAAGCCTCTCCCAGTCGCTTCAACAGAAACTGTCTCCTCAACAGATACAGTTTATCAAACTGTTGCAAATCCCCACGGCCGAGCTCGACACGCGCATTGAGGAGGAGTTAGAGATCAATCCGGCGCTCGAGGAGGGAATGGAGGAAGAGTATGATCAGAAGGAGGAGGATTCCTTTGCTGACGAATTTGACGACGATTATAAGGATCGTAACGATGACCTGGATATTGACACGTACCTCCAGAATGAAGATTATACGGGGTATAAAATGCAGGGCGATGGCAATTATGGCGAAGAAGATCGGGATATGCCACTCGCTACCAGTTCGAGTCTGCTTGATGCACTAATGCAGCAATTTGGATATCTCCAGCTGACTGAAAACCAGCGCGTTGTTGGCCTTCAGCTCATCGGCAGTATTGAGGCTGACGGGTACATACGTCGATCCATGCAGGCAATCGTCAATGACCTCGCTTTCTCGCAGAATGTGTTCACTGATACCGAGGAGTTGGAGGAAGTGCTTCAGAAAATCCAGACCTTCGATCCGCCTGGTATTGGAGCCCGTTCGTTACAGGAATGCCTGTTGTTGCAGCTTCAGCGCAAAGACGCATCAGACCCCTATATAATCCTGGCGATGCGTATTATTGAAGATTTCTTCGAGGAGTTCTCTAAAAAACATTTCGATAAAATCCAGCGTCGGCTCAATATCAGTGATGAATCCCTGAAACGGGTAATCGACATTATCATCAAGCTGAATCCTAAACCTGGTTCGGTTGAGGGAGAATCGGGTTCTGTTCAGTACCTGATCCCCGATTTTATTCTAACCAATAGTAACGGCAAGCTCGACCTGACGCTTAATTCCAAGAACGCACCCGAATTACGCATCAGTCGCTCATTTGCCGACATGCTCGATACATATGATAAGAGCAGTAAGCAGAACAAATCGCTCAAAGAAACCGTCTCGTTCGTTAAGCAAAAGCTCGACGCAGCCAAATGGTTTATCGATGCCATTAAACAACGGCAGCAAACATTGCTCAAGACGATGAACGCGATTGTGCGTTTTCAGTATGATTTCTTTCTGTCGGGCGACGAATCGAAGCTTCGGCCGATGATATTGAAAGACATTGCCACGTTGATCGATATGGATGTGTCGACGGTGTCGCGGGTGGCCAATAGTAAATCGGTGCAGACAGAATTCGGGATTTATCCACTCAAATATTTCTTTTCAGAGGGTATTGCCACTGATTCAGGCGAAGACGTTAGCAGCCGGGAGGTGAAAAATATCTTAAAAGATCTGATCGACAACGAACCGAAGCTTAACCCGCTTTCGGATGATAAGCTCGAAAAGATTCTTAACGACCGGGGTTATAACATTGCTCGCCGTACGGTGGCCAAATACCGTGAACAGCTTAATATTCCGGTGGCGCGTCTCAGAAAACAGTTATAA